From the Leptolyngbya sp. O-77 genome, one window contains:
- a CDS encoding phage holin family protein: protein MIGLLISILVLAISLLIISKLPLGIDIDNPGAALFAGAIIGLLNGIWYAFPQFIRTASWLFTLGIVPLLGSVIVFGLAALLTQGFRLRWGIGSAILGAIALAIVSSILNSILAATGLLPAGAV from the coding sequence ATGATTGGACTTTTAATTTCAATTTTGGTGCTGGCAATCAGCCTGCTGATTATTTCTAAGCTGCCTTTGGGTATTGATATTGATAACCCTGGTGCTGCCCTATTTGCAGGGGCGATTATCGGACTGCTCAATGGCATCTGGTATGCGTTTCCGCAGTTTATTCGCACGGCTTCCTGGCTGTTCACGCTGGGCATTGTGCCGCTGCTGGGTTCGGTGATTGTGTTTGGTCTGGCAGCGCTGCTGACTCAGGGCTTTCGCTTGCGCTGGGGCATTGGTAGCGCCATTCTGGGGGCGATCGCCCTGGCCATTGTCAGCTCCATTTTGAACTCAATCCTGGCGGCAACGGGTCTGCTGCCTGCGGGTGCGGTGTAG
- a CDS encoding TMEM14 family protein, which yields MVLTPSAIAAIAYGFLTLVGGILGYRQAGSQASLISGGISGVLLLLSGILQAAGIPWARGLAALITGALVVVFIMRWMKTRKPMPALLMIVAGLASLLVIGFIL from the coding sequence ATGGTGCTTACTCCCAGCGCAATTGCGGCGATCGCCTATGGCTTCCTGACGCTGGTTGGCGGCATCCTTGGCTATCGACAGGCGGGCAGCCAGGCCTCGCTCATCTCCGGCGGCATCAGCGGTGTGCTGCTCCTTTTGTCAGGAATCTTGCAGGCGGCGGGCATACCCTGGGCGCGGGGTTTGGCCGCGCTGATCACTGGGGCACTGGTGGTCGTTTTTATTATGCGCTGGATGAAAACCCGAAAGCCAATGCCAGCCCTGCTGATGATCGTGGCAGGACTGGCATCGCTATTGGTGATTGGCTTTATCTTGTGA